One part of the Prionailurus bengalensis isolate Pbe53 chromosome B2, Fcat_Pben_1.1_paternal_pri, whole genome shotgun sequence genome encodes these proteins:
- the RFPL4B gene encoding ret finger protein-like 4B — MAQSLQEEVTCPVCLEIFLSPILLPCAHIFCFHCVQRWMLEHRDLKLTCPVCRGVSDSPPLEEWQIGALSLLFTQHSALLEKSLHVSNELLRFREDMTLDTSTAHSFLILSDDLKNVQCGKICRNPVEDPQRFTHLACVLGTPCFSSGCHYWEVEVGQAEEWTLGICQESVDRKRKAGFSSEHGFWFISKKAGTIYTSSFPETRIPASPELSHVGIFLDVEMEEIKFFDVRGNALIYTHSHLSCVEPLRPFFCPELPRESDSGASLKLCS; from the coding sequence ATGGCCCAGAGTCTGCAAGAGGAGGTGACCTGTCCGGTTTGTCTGGAAATTTTCTTAAGCCCCATTTTACTCCCCTGTGCACACATTTTCTGCTTTCATTGCGTGCAAAGATGGATGCTGGAACACAGGGATCTGAAATTGACCTGCCCCGTGTGTCGAGGGGTAAGTGACAGCCCCCCTTTGGAGGAATGGCAAATTGGAGCACTATCACTTCTGTTCACACAGCACAGTGCCCTACTGGAGAAAAGTCTGCACGTAAGCAATGAGTTGTTGAGGTTCCGGGAGGATATGACCCTGGATACAAGCACCGCCCACTCCTTCCTCATCCTCTCTGATGACCTCAAGAATGTTCAGTGTGGGAAGATCTGCCGCAACCCAGTGGAAGATCCCCAGAGGTTCACCCACCTGGCCTGTGTCCTGGGCACCCCATGCTTCTCCTCCGGCTGCCATTACTGGGAGGTCGAAGTGGGACAGGCGGAGGAGTGGACCCTGGGGATCTGCCAGGAATCAgtcgacagaaagagaaaggccgGTTTCTCCTCCGAGCATGGCTTCTGGTTTATCAGCAAGAAGGCAGGGACCATCTATACCAGCTCCTTCCCAGAAACCAGAATTCCTGCGAGCCCTGAACTTAGCCACGTaggaatttttttagatgttgagATGGAAGAAATCAAGTTTTTTGATGTGAGAGGTAATGCCCTCATCTATACACACAGTCATCTCTCATGCGTGGAGCCTTTGCGTCCGTTCTTCTGTCCCGAGCTGCCTAGAGAAAGTGACAGTGGTGCCTCCCTGAAACTCTGCTCATGA